A genome region from Bacillaceae bacterium IKA-2 includes the following:
- a CDS encoding RNA polymerase sigma factor: MQPYLKQLEIIYQNYQPLMYAYLLRKTGDHFVSEDLCQDVFIKAFEALPRFRGDASIKSWLYRITHNHYVSYYRKNGTRDVIPIDEYLLLELVTSENSPEDHFLEKLKTDEIHHILSKMKPGFREVLVLRDLHELSYQEIAHILDWSLGKVKITIHRARLQYRNEVEKQGVVETGSPIFL; this comes from the coding sequence ATGCAACCTTATCTAAAACAACTAGAAATAATATACCAAAACTATCAGCCCTTAATGTATGCATATTTATTAAGAAAGACAGGGGATCACTTTGTTTCTGAAGACCTCTGCCAAGATGTATTCATCAAGGCGTTTGAGGCACTTCCACGCTTTCGTGGAGATGCTTCAATTAAGTCATGGTTATATCGGATTACTCATAATCACTATGTATCCTACTATCGTAAGAATGGAACGCGAGATGTTATTCCAATAGATGAATATTTACTTTTAGAATTGGTTACGAGTGAAAACTCACCAGAAGACCATTTTTTAGAAAAATTAAAAACCGACGAAATTCATCATATACTAAGTAAGATGAAGCCCGGTTTTAGAGAAGTGTTAGTTTTAAGAGACTTACATGAATTGTCTTATCAAGAGATTGCCCACATCCTAGATTGGTCCCTTGGAAAAGTAAAGATAACCATTCATCGTGCTCGTCTTCAATATCGAAACGAGGTAGAGAAACAAGGAGTTGTCGAAACCGGATCTCCTATTTTTCTTTAA
- the ltrA gene encoding group II intron reverse transcriptase/maturase — MQHCFDNLYAQSVDGQNFYDLMKLISSNENIRLAYRNIKGNTGSKTAGSDGLTIEDVKDLSVEEVIEKVQQMLGSYEPQKVRRVFIPKANGKVRPLGIPSIWDRIFQQCLLQVLEPICEAKFHKHSYGFRPNRSTHHAKARFEFLINLTGLHHCVDVDIKGFFENVNHSKLLKQIWSLGIRDKALLSIISRLLKAEIEGEGIPATGAAQGGVISPLLSNVVLNELDWWVSDQWETYKSSFNYKFRGGMHKVLKQSDLKECYIIRYADDLKILCRTRSQAIRMNYAVKDFLKTRLHLETSEEKSKVVNLKKNSSEFLGFAIRAVRKGKTKMGFVAQSNMTKKAKSNAFIKIKEAVKAIQKKPCIASVWHYNSVVMGIQNYYAAATQITNNLSELTSSLSKSLYNRLKDFRTEADYSDMTSTLQKRYKGYEPKYYKIRSMVFVPIYAQRHKTNLGFSQETCNYTVKGREKIHKNLKAISKNVLSYVMKNFIPNRTIEYNDNRISKFIAQYGRCAVSGVELGLNDWHCHHKNPYRLPKDDRYSNLIILHEASYQLVHLKDNDKIRALLDSLQLNNKQIQKVNELRKQCKNDSI, encoded by the coding sequence ATGCAACATTGTTTTGATAATTTATATGCTCAAAGTGTTGATGGTCAAAATTTCTATGACTTAATGAAACTAATTAGTTCGAATGAAAATATACGTCTTGCTTATCGAAACATCAAAGGAAATACTGGGAGTAAAACCGCAGGTTCAGATGGATTAACCATCGAAGATGTGAAAGATTTGTCCGTGGAAGAAGTAATTGAAAAGGTTCAACAGATGCTTGGTTCATATGAACCGCAAAAAGTTAGGCGTGTGTTCATACCAAAAGCGAATGGCAAAGTGAGACCATTAGGAATTCCGTCTATATGGGATAGAATTTTCCAACAGTGTCTTTTACAAGTGTTGGAACCAATTTGCGAAGCGAAATTCCATAAGCATAGTTATGGCTTTAGACCGAATAGAAGCACTCATCATGCGAAAGCTAGATTTGAATTTTTGATTAATCTAACTGGACTTCATCACTGTGTTGACGTTGATATTAAAGGATTTTTTGAGAATGTTAACCATAGTAAACTACTTAAACAAATTTGGTCGCTAGGAATAAGAGATAAAGCATTACTTTCAATTATCTCAAGGCTTTTAAAAGCCGAAATTGAAGGCGAGGGCATTCCAGCTACTGGCGCGGCGCAAGGTGGCGTCATTTCACCGCTTTTATCTAACGTTGTTCTCAATGAACTGGATTGGTGGGTAAGTGACCAATGGGAAACATATAAAAGTAGCTTTAATTATAAATTTCGTGGCGGTATGCACAAGGTGCTTAAGCAATCAGATTTAAAAGAATGCTATATCATAAGATACGCTGATGACCTTAAAATATTATGCCGCACTCGGTCACAAGCGATTAGAATGAACTACGCTGTAAAGGATTTTCTGAAAACTAGATTACATCTTGAGACAAGCGAAGAAAAATCAAAGGTCGTGAACCTAAAGAAGAATTCGTCAGAATTCCTTGGATTTGCGATTCGCGCCGTAAGAAAAGGTAAAACAAAGATGGGTTTTGTAGCCCAGTCAAATATGACAAAGAAAGCAAAATCGAATGCTTTTATAAAAATTAAAGAAGCAGTTAAAGCCATTCAGAAGAAACCTTGTATAGCGTCAGTCTGGCATTATAATTCAGTCGTAATGGGTATTCAAAATTACTATGCAGCAGCCACACAAATCACAAATAATCTTAGCGAGTTGACCTCCTCCCTTAGCAAGTCTTTATATAATCGACTAAAAGATTTTAGAACAGAAGCGGATTATTCTGACATGACCAGTACGCTACAAAAACGCTACAAGGGATATGAACCGAAATATTACAAGATACGGAGCATGGTGTTTGTCCCTATTTATGCCCAACGGCATAAAACGAACCTAGGTTTTTCTCAAGAAACATGTAACTATACTGTCAAAGGCAGAGAAAAGATACACAAAAACCTAAAAGCGATTAGTAAAAATGTGCTAAGTTATGTCATGAAGAATTTCATTCCAAATCGAACGATTGAGTATAACGATAATCGCATTAGCAAGTTCATTGCCCAATATGGAAGATGTGCGGTTTCAGGAGTTGAACTTGGTTTAAATGATTGGCACTGTCATCATAAAAATCCCTATCGCCTTCCAAAGGATGATAGATATTCAAACTTGATAATTCTTCATGAAGCGTCTTACCAACTTGTACATCTAAAAGATAACGATAAAATAAGAGCGTTACTTGATAGTTTACAATTAAACAATAAGCAAATACAAAAGGTAAATGAACTTCGAAAACAATGCAAAAATGACTCTATTTGA
- a CDS encoding site-specific integrase, which produces MEQKYQTFEQLSSEVVKSLRDMSYSESRISQYRSAWQKLATFMENNQIEYYSASVGGAFIADFIGTGKYEEFSHWEKSIIRCVDVLTEFQSTGTFQYRRAKKSYQFYGCIGNPMVDFLNHRKSLGITENTLGHYRLNLHRFLSFFNEEGVMETEAIKKQHILGFVNQLGFYTPATRHSMLTTLRGFMRYLHDNGYTGIDFSYLIPKDNYKKQCKLPTTYTKNEVESLINTVDRSSPKGKRDAAMILLAARLGLRASDICLLKFENIHWEKNTITLVQQKTKNKIEHPLLIEIGEAIIDYLKYGRPKSDLPYVFLHAIPPYNCLNRSTLHSIVTFYLRRAGIKNITEKKHGPHALRHSLAGQLLEQKIPIHVISEVLGHKNTESTKTYLRIDLTSLSQCALDVPLLKTPFYAKEVE; this is translated from the coding sequence ATGGAACAAAAATATCAAACATTTGAACAACTGTCCTCAGAAGTAGTTAAATCCCTTCGGGATATGTCCTATTCCGAATCAAGGATAAGCCAATATCGTTCCGCGTGGCAAAAACTGGCTACTTTTATGGAAAACAATCAGATTGAGTATTATTCAGCGTCAGTAGGTGGAGCATTTATAGCTGACTTTATTGGTACTGGGAAATACGAGGAATTTAGCCATTGGGAAAAGAGCATAATCCGGTGTGTGGATGTTCTAACTGAATTTCAGTCTACAGGAACGTTCCAATACAGAAGGGCAAAGAAATCCTACCAATTTTATGGTTGCATCGGTAATCCTATGGTGGATTTCCTTAATCACCGAAAATCTTTGGGTATTACAGAAAATACGCTTGGTCATTACCGATTAAATCTTCATCGCTTTCTTAGTTTTTTTAATGAAGAAGGAGTCATGGAAACCGAAGCAATTAAAAAACAACACATTTTAGGATTTGTGAATCAGCTTGGTTTTTATACACCTGCAACGCGCCACAGCATGCTTACCACTTTACGTGGGTTTATGAGATATCTACATGACAATGGGTATACAGGGATTGACTTTTCATACCTAATTCCAAAAGACAATTACAAGAAGCAATGTAAACTACCCACGACATATACGAAAAATGAAGTTGAATCATTAATCAATACTGTTGACAGAAGTAGCCCAAAAGGGAAGCGTGATGCTGCTATGATACTATTGGCTGCACGATTGGGATTGAGGGCTTCTGACATCTGTCTGTTGAAGTTTGAAAACATACACTGGGAAAAGAATACAATTACACTTGTTCAACAAAAGACTAAAAATAAGATTGAGCATCCACTTTTAATAGAAATAGGAGAGGCTATTATCGATTATCTGAAGTATGGACGGCCTAAATCTGATCTTCCTTATGTCTTCCTACATGCAATCCCGCCATATAACTGCCTAAATAGATCGACTTTGCATAGCATTGTTACTTTTTATCTCCGTCGTGCTGGCATTAAAAACATAACAGAAAAGAAACATGGTCCTCATGCTTTGAGGCACAGTCTTGCTGGGCAACTACTGGAACAAAAAATACCCATCCATGTTATATCAGAAGTGCTAGGTCACAAGAATACCGAAAGCACAAAAACTTATTTACGAATAGACTTAACATCTTTGAGCCAATGCGCATTAGATGTTCCACTCTTAAAAACGCCATTTTATGCCAAGGAGGTGGAATGA
- a CDS encoding site-specific integrase, whose protein sequence is MKPTDFSRYLTGFLTKYLPGEMGFSINTIASYRDTFVLFLTFIKDKKGIKTNSLTLGMINKEMVIHFLDWIETERGCSTATRNVRLAALHSFFQYLQYQSPDNLLEWQRILGIRVKKTETKSISYLTLNGIRLLLEMPDQSTKIGRRDLALLSIMYESGGRVQEIIDLTPSQVRFDRPCTVKLIGKGNKARIVPLMDAPLDLLNRYMDEQGLLSLSANMYPLFCNKRGEKLTRAGVNYILDKYARKARIKDQILIPERFSCHCLRHSKAMHLLQAGVNLIYIRDILGHRSVQTTEIYAKVDSKQKREAIEKAYTDVVPKGAPSWQKSGDLLEWLKRFDK, encoded by the coding sequence ATGAAGCCGACTGATTTCTCTCGCTATCTGACAGGATTTCTTACAAAATACCTGCCAGGAGAAATGGGGTTCAGTATAAATACGATTGCCTCTTATAGAGACACATTTGTACTTTTCCTTACATTTATCAAGGATAAAAAAGGAATAAAAACAAATTCTCTGACGCTGGGCATGATTAATAAGGAAATGGTTATTCACTTTCTTGACTGGATAGAAACAGAGCGTGGCTGTAGTACAGCCACAAGGAACGTCCGCCTTGCGGCATTACACTCTTTCTTCCAATATCTCCAGTATCAGAGCCCCGATAATCTTTTGGAATGGCAGAGAATCCTTGGAATCCGGGTTAAGAAAACAGAAACAAAATCAATCAGTTACCTAACGCTTAATGGGATCAGACTACTTTTGGAAATGCCTGATCAGTCAACTAAAATAGGACGAAGAGATCTTGCTCTTTTGTCAATTATGTATGAAAGCGGTGGAAGAGTACAGGAAATCATTGACCTCACTCCGTCACAAGTACGTTTTGACAGACCATGTACTGTAAAGTTAATTGGTAAGGGGAATAAAGCCCGGATAGTCCCTCTGATGGATGCTCCGTTAGATTTATTAAATCGATATATGGATGAGCAGGGGCTGTTAAGTTTGTCAGCAAACATGTACCCATTGTTCTGTAACAAAAGAGGAGAAAAACTGACCCGGGCAGGGGTGAATTACATACTAGATAAATATGCACGCAAGGCTCGTATTAAAGATCAAATATTAATCCCAGAACGATTTAGCTGTCATTGTCTGAGACATTCAAAAGCTATGCACTTACTCCAAGCAGGAGTTAATCTCATATACATCCGTGATATACTAGGTCACCGTTCTGTCCAAACAACTGAAATTTACGCTAAGGTAGATTCAAAACAAAAAAGAGAAGCAATTGAAAAAGCATATACAGATGTTGTACCAAAAGGTGCACCTTCTTGGCAAAAAAGTGGAGATTTATTGGAATGGCTAAAAAGATTTGATAAATAA
- a CDS encoding zinc ribbon domain-containing protein yields MSNGAKRFFKLFAKNIKESLGAGHYQSVGISITCMHCQYDKFEHGHAQLNTALLSFLNLDFANRTANTLTCHRCGFVHWFNKDVKRVQISDKR; encoded by the coding sequence ATGTCAAATGGGGCGAAACGGTTCTTTAAGTTATTTGCCAAAAATATCAAGGAATCACTGGGAGCGGGTCATTATCAATCCGTTGGAATCAGTATCACCTGTATGCATTGTCAATATGATAAATTTGAACATGGACATGCTCAGTTGAATACAGCTTTATTGAGTTTTTTAAACCTAGATTTTGCTAATCGAACAGCAAATACATTAACTTGTCACCGTTGTGGTTTTGTCCATTGGTTTAATAAAGATGTTAAAAGAGTGCAAATTAGTGATAAACGATAA
- a CDS encoding sulfite exporter TauE/SafE family protein codes for MPYELILVIIIIILIGSFIQGVSGFGFGLFAMGFLPILFTVKESALFVMALSVVVSVSIIARSYKHIVFRALPIILGASLAGRIISFFILNAFGELDFMKIILGLFLIAMVIYLFFNKKEPSAAILKLSITPLIFGFFGGFIGGIFAVGGPFFVFYFLLIFKDKYQYSANLQAVFFVNNSFSLMLHGINGDFNSAFIVYFLVGVVTAIVGTTLGLKMFDQLPRETIKKFAMCVVFVAGLNLLVFS; via the coding sequence ATGCCATATGAACTAATATTAGTAATAATTATCATTATTCTGATCGGGAGTTTTATCCAAGGGGTGAGCGGCTTTGGCTTTGGGCTTTTTGCAATGGGTTTTTTACCGATTTTATTTACAGTTAAGGAAAGCGCCTTATTCGTTATGGCTTTATCGGTTGTCGTTTCTGTAAGTATCATTGCTAGAAGTTATAAACATATCGTTTTTAGAGCACTTCCAATTATTTTAGGGGCTTCACTTGCAGGTAGGATTATTTCATTCTTTATTTTAAATGCTTTTGGTGAGCTGGATTTTATGAAAATAATATTAGGTTTATTTTTAATTGCGATGGTTATCTATTTATTTTTTAATAAAAAGGAGCCTTCAGCAGCTATTTTGAAATTATCAATAACACCACTTATTTTTGGCTTTTTCGGTGGTTTTATCGGTGGTATTTTTGCCGTTGGTGGACCGTTTTTTGTATTTTATTTTTTATTGATTTTTAAGGATAAGTATCAATATAGTGCAAATTTACAGGCGGTATTTTTTGTGAATAATTCTTTCTCACTTATGCTACATGGAATAAACGGTGACTTTAATTCAGCGTTTATTGTTTACTTTTTAGTGGGAGTTGTCACTGCCATTGTCGGTACTACACTTGGATTAAAAATGTTTGATCAGTTACCACGTGAAACGATAAAAAAGTTTGCGATGTGTGTCGTATTCGTAGCGGGGTTAAATCTACTTGTTTTTTCATAA
- a CDS encoding ABC transporter ATP-binding protein has protein sequence MMYSTAIKLTNLAKSYGKHDAVKTINLDVKKGELFGFLGPNGAGKTTTIKMLTGLLEPTNGSAEIYGIDIWKNPIEGKKKISYVPDQPNLYPKLTGWDYLEFIASVFQIPKERFQTKAKELLHIFSLTEQANDLIESYSHGMKQKIAICGALVHEPDVLFLDEPTVGLDPKSARNLKNLLRELCNNGMTAFFSTHILEIAEEMCDRIGIISEGDIIALGTMEELRSGNGNKDQSLEDIFLELTGDEGDLALINEISADGDAK, from the coding sequence ATGATGTATAGCACTGCGATCAAGCTAACAAATCTAGCAAAATCATACGGTAAACATGATGCTGTAAAAACTATTAATCTAGATGTGAAAAAAGGAGAACTGTTTGGGTTCCTTGGACCGAATGGAGCGGGTAAAACAACGACAATCAAGATGCTTACAGGTTTACTAGAGCCTACGAATGGGTCAGCAGAAATATATGGTATCGATATTTGGAAAAATCCTATCGAAGGGAAAAAGAAAATTTCCTATGTACCCGATCAACCAAACCTCTATCCAAAATTGACAGGCTGGGATTATCTGGAGTTTATTGCTTCAGTGTTTCAAATTCCGAAAGAAAGATTCCAAACGAAAGCAAAAGAGTTATTACATATTTTTAGTTTGACGGAACAAGCGAATGACTTAATCGAAAGTTATTCTCATGGGATGAAACAAAAAATAGCAATATGCGGTGCACTTGTTCATGAACCGGATGTACTATTTCTTGACGAACCAACAGTAGGGTTGGATCCAAAAAGCGCAAGAAATCTTAAAAATTTACTTCGTGAACTTTGTAATAATGGAATGACTGCTTTTTTCTCCACGCACATTCTTGAAATTGCCGAGGAGATGTGTGACAGGATTGGAATCATCTCTGAAGGGGATATTATCGCACTTGGCACAATGGAAGAATTACGTAGTGGTAACGGAAACAAAGATCAAAGTTTAGAGGATATTTTCCTAGAGTTAACAGGTGACGAAGGTGACCTGGCTTTGATCAATGAGATTTCAGCTGATGGTGATGCTAAATGA
- a CDS encoding ABC transporter permease codes for MINPVQLFTFRLKNEWSYHYGVWKTAVDWIVWLYILIPFLAVFSYQYYLIWNGEAGWLEVYPTEFSWFFFFFISTKGTVRLFLDEGDLLFLRQNKRWLDTLMSLGMTYSFFVNMLLVIVVSGVFLPIWYVYEGATISKIVTFILFVCIFRISHQLIKQILAVTFQNWKLVFINLALYLGSFVIFLTYYLVALPSQLFITGLVIITGIVLCKTRLNMKWCFNDDCLRETQERLKLASLFVKASGFKVEKGNQKRKKPFILFSKSARLFRKRTNQNLIAETFIKYYLRSKSKLFILIQVTIACIVVLVLVPNWVKWILLFVCAFMAKHLVISALKEFKNNSFIKLLPYDAEHDEVIIAASKAVFILTTPSLFLFGFVAGWTIFSPFFGLLVGLVAVNLNYLDRPTI; via the coding sequence ATGATCAATCCAGTTCAATTATTTACGTTTCGGTTAAAAAATGAATGGAGCTATCATTATGGAGTTTGGAAAACAGCGGTAGATTGGATTGTTTGGTTGTATATATTGATACCGTTTTTAGCTGTTTTTTCTTACCAGTATTATTTAATTTGGAACGGAGAGGCCGGGTGGCTTGAAGTATATCCTACTGAATTCAGTTGGTTTTTCTTTTTTTTCATAAGCACAAAAGGGACAGTGCGCTTATTTTTAGACGAAGGCGATTTACTATTTTTAAGACAAAACAAACGCTGGCTAGATACATTAATGAGTTTAGGAATGACCTACTCTTTCTTTGTGAATATGCTACTAGTAATCGTTGTATCAGGGGTATTCCTCCCTATTTGGTATGTATACGAAGGAGCTACTATCTCTAAAATTGTCACTTTCATTCTTTTCGTGTGTATTTTTCGGATCAGCCACCAATTGATAAAACAAATCCTTGCTGTGACCTTTCAAAACTGGAAATTAGTATTCATAAATTTGGCATTGTACTTAGGTTCATTTGTGATATTTTTAACCTATTATTTAGTTGCTTTACCATCTCAATTATTCATCACTGGCCTAGTAATTATTACTGGAATTGTTCTTTGTAAAACTAGACTAAATATGAAGTGGTGCTTTAATGATGATTGCCTTAGAGAAACACAGGAGCGCCTAAAATTGGCGTCGTTATTTGTTAAAGCAAGTGGCTTTAAAGTGGAGAAAGGTAACCAGAAGCGAAAAAAACCATTTATACTTTTTTCGAAATCTGCTCGACTCTTTCGTAAACGAACGAATCAAAATCTTATTGCTGAGACCTTTATAAAATATTATTTAAGAAGTAAATCAAAATTGTTTATATTAATACAAGTAACGATTGCTTGTATAGTCGTTCTTGTACTTGTACCAAACTGGGTTAAGTGGATATTACTATTCGTTTGTGCCTTTATGGCCAAACATCTTGTTATATCGGCCTTGAAAGAATTTAAAAACAATTCATTTATCAAACTACTTCCTTATGATGCCGAACATGATGAAGTCATTATCGCAGCAAGTAAAGCTGTTTTCATATTAACAACACCAAGTTTATTCTTATTTGGATTTGTTGCGGGTTGGACTATATTTTCGCCTTTTTTTGGTTTGCTTGTTGGTCTTGTTGCTGTAAATTTGAATTATTTGGACCGTCCTACAATCTGA
- a CDS encoding ABC transporter ATP-binding protein, with amino-acid sequence MMHKEGDHMEVLVVNLKNAGYAEKKNTIEDIHFKIAEGELVGLIGPNGAGKSTILKAILGLLDEINGDIFLKDKYAYIPEQPTYFEELTLWEHITLAKAVNEEDDDNFFQHAIELVTIFRLQDVKHHYPSSFSKGMQQKLMIIIAILIKPKLYIVDEPFIGLDPKAIKDFLLILEKERKRGAAILMCTHVLDTAEKICDRFLLMNNGHLIAEGILDEIRTQSGTDGSLMDCFYEFMERD; translated from the coding sequence ATGATGCACAAAGAAGGTGATCATATGGAAGTGTTAGTAGTTAATCTAAAAAATGCTGGTTACGCTGAAAAAAAGAACACGATTGAAGATATTCATTTTAAAATAGCTGAAGGTGAACTGGTTGGATTAATTGGTCCAAATGGTGCAGGTAAAAGTACGATATTAAAGGCAATTCTTGGGTTACTTGATGAGATAAACGGTGATATTTTTTTAAAAGATAAATATGCTTACATCCCTGAACAACCTACCTATTTTGAAGAGCTAACTTTATGGGAGCATATTACACTTGCAAAGGCTGTAAACGAAGAAGATGATGACAACTTTTTTCAGCACGCTATTGAACTGGTAACTATTTTTAGATTACAAGATGTTAAACACCATTATCCAAGTTCTTTCTCCAAAGGTATGCAGCAAAAATTAATGATCATTATTGCCATCTTGATTAAACCAAAGCTTTATATTGTCGACGAACCATTTATTGGTTTAGATCCAAAAGCAATAAAAGATTTTCTGCTTATATTGGAAAAAGAACGTAAACGTGGTGCTGCCATCCTAATGTGCACCCATGTCTTAGATACAGCCGAGAAAATTTGTGACCGATTTTTACTCATGAACAATGGTCATCTAATTGCAGAAGGAATTCTTGATGAAATTAGAACTCAAAGTGGTACTGATGGATCTTTAATGGATTGCTTTTATGAATTTATGGAGAGAGACTAA
- a CDS encoding response regulator transcription factor, producing MVKVLLVEDHPAMGYGTKTILEQMPNIEVVGIAESGEKGIEMVEQYQPEIIFLDMNLPDKSGKEVAKIIKEKHPKKHIIIFTGYDYRPYVNDLIGIGVSGLMMKSATPKQLLRMIDCVIDGETVIPLTLFRHMQINESAEQKIVEGMKMMTKREKKVLSMIAKGNTNKGIAEEIDMSVRSIEYCITSIYEKLEVNSRAKAIEKYVRETN from the coding sequence TTGGTTAAAGTTTTATTAGTAGAAGATCATCCAGCGATGGGATACGGAACGAAAACAATTTTGGAACAAATGCCAAACATAGAGGTAGTGGGTATTGCTGAAAGCGGTGAAAAAGGGATAGAGATGGTCGAACAATATCAGCCGGAAATTATTTTTTTGGATATGAATTTACCTGACAAGTCAGGTAAAGAAGTCGCCAAAATCATCAAAGAAAAGCATCCTAAAAAACATATTATTATTTTTACTGGTTATGATTACCGGCCTTATGTAAACGATTTAATTGGCATTGGAGTAAGTGGGTTGATGATGAAAAGTGCGACACCGAAACAATTACTGCGAATGATAGACTGTGTTATCGACGGGGAAACGGTCATACCATTAACTCTTTTTCGGCACATGCAGATTAATGAGTCAGCTGAGCAAAAAATAGTAGAGGGTATGAAAATGATGACGAAAAGAGAGAAAAAAGTACTTTCAATGATTGCAAAGGGAAATACAAATAAAGGGATCGCTGAAGAAATAGATATGAGTGTGCGTTCGATTGAGTATTGTATAACAAGCATATATGAAAAATTAGAGGTTAACTCCCGGGCGAAAGCAATCGAGAAATATGTAAGAGAGACAAATTAA
- a CDS encoding RNA polymerase sigma factor translates to MSNEKKRETDIGEWYEVYGDAIFKYILMMVQDYQQAEDLTQETFIKAYRFYDTFNYHSTRKTWLFSVARNTTIDYLRKRKPFEFIKEFFLHNKRDVKPSPDEFLVLKENAQELYAILKKMKSSYKEVILLRKVKGFTIKETSEVLHWSEGKVKTTLSRALTDLKSRLAKEGYSHETKF, encoded by the coding sequence GTGTCAAATGAAAAGAAGAGAGAAACGGACATTGGTGAATGGTATGAAGTGTATGGTGATGCCATATTTAAATACATACTTATGATGGTCCAAGACTATCAACAAGCAGAGGATTTAACCCAAGAAACTTTTATAAAAGCATACAGGTTTTACGATACCTTTAATTATCATTCAACTCGAAAAACTTGGTTATTTAGTGTCGCTCGTAACACAACTATTGATTACCTTAGAAAAAGAAAACCTTTTGAGTTTATCAAGGAATTTTTTCTACATAACAAGAGAGATGTAAAACCTTCACCTGACGAATTCTTGGTTTTAAAAGAAAATGCACAAGAATTGTATGCCATACTGAAAAAAATGAAGAGTAGCTACAAAGAAGTGATCCTTCTTCGAAAGGTTAAGGGCTTTACTATAAAAGAAACATCTGAAGTTCTCCATTGGTCAGAAGGAAAGGTTAAAACAACTCTTTCTAGAGCATTAACTGACCTTAAGTCTCGACTAGCTAAGGAGGGGTATTCACATGAAACAAAGTTTTAA
- a CDS encoding tyrosine-type recombinase/integrase yields MMPNYCGIYAGLIEQYIDFKRNLGYKFVDATYTLSLFDRFTIDNAVLKLGLSKEIVDKWSEKRPNESDKTRYARIHYIAKFSAYLNDMGYPSHIPRLPKKYSSTFVPHIFSKKEVNAFFDACDTLKVNRRFETTVYVLPALFRMLYGCGIRISEALSLTCKDVDLDAKNIIVRETKNGKDRILPLSETLTEVCIQYRNVRPGKYEPKGYFFIKNNGQKCNAKAIYEWFRKILWNAGIPHGGKGFGPRMHDFRHTFSVHSLVKMSEAGLDLYYSLPILSKYLGHQSLEATDKYVRLTSDMYPDLIREVDNVCAYVFPEVDHYEAD; encoded by the coding sequence ATGATGCCGAACTATTGTGGTATTTATGCTGGTTTAATCGAACAGTACATTGATTTCAAAAGAAACCTCGGTTACAAGTTTGTTGATGCCACTTACACACTTTCGTTATTTGACAGATTTACAATAGATAATGCCGTATTAAAACTCGGTCTATCAAAGGAGATTGTTGATAAATGGAGTGAGAAGCGTCCAAATGAATCAGACAAGACACGTTATGCGAGGATTCATTATATTGCAAAATTTTCCGCCTATTTAAATGATATGGGATATCCATCACATATACCGAGATTGCCTAAAAAGTACAGCAGTACGTTTGTACCACATATTTTCTCGAAAAAGGAAGTGAATGCATTCTTCGATGCATGTGATACGCTTAAAGTTAATAGACGATTTGAAACAACTGTGTATGTACTCCCCGCTTTATTTAGAATGCTATATGGCTGTGGCATCCGTATCAGCGAAGCGTTATCCCTAACATGTAAGGATGTTGATCTTGATGCAAAAAATATTATTGTCAGGGAAACGAAAAACGGCAAAGACCGAATACTCCCATTATCTGAAACACTAACTGAGGTGTGTATTCAATATAGGAATGTTCGTCCCGGCAAATATGAACCGAAAGGTTATTTTTTTATCAAGAACAATGGGCAAAAATGTAATGCCAAGGCAATATATGAATGGTTCAGAAAAATACTCTGGAATGCAGGAATTCCACATGGTGGGAAGGGTTTTGGCCCAAGAATGCATGACTTTCGTCACACTTTCAGTGTACACTCTCTTGTGAAAATGTCAGAAGCTGGGCTAGATTTATACTACTCACTCCCAATATTATCAAAATATCTTGGGCATCAGTCATTAGAGGCTACAGATAAGTATGTAAGGCTAACATCTGACATGTACCCTGATTTAATTAGAGAAGTAGATAACGTTTGTGCCTATGTATTTCCGGAGGTTGACCATTATGAAGCCGACTGA